Sequence from the Ectothiorhodospira sp. BSL-9 genome:
ACCGCCCTCCTCTACCTGAACCTCCTTGCCCGTGACCCGCACCACCTTGCGGGCCGGCAGGCCGATGAAGGAATAACGCCCCCACTTCTCGCCCCCCTGCACCGATTCCAGCAAACAGGAATACGGCTTGGCCGCCAGCTTCATGTAGACACTCAAGGGGGTGTCCAGGTCGGCCAGCACCTCCCGCACCAGCGGGATTCGGTTATAGCCCTGGGAGATCAGGTGGTCGAAGTGTTCAGGGGTCATCGGGGATTCGTCATCAGGCGGTCCGAGCCATGAGGTCGGGCAGTTCGGTGAGGCTATCAATCACCGCGTCGGGGCGCTGCTCGCGGATATCGCCGCCATGGTTGTAGCCATAGCTGACGCAGACGATGGCAAATCCGGCAGCTCGGGCAGCCGTCACATCACTGCGCGAGTCGCCCACCATCAGGGCGTCCTCCGGTGCCACATCGAACTGCTCCGCGGCAAACAGCAAGGGGGCTGGGTCCGGCTTTTTCTGTGGCAGCGTGTCGCCGGCCACCACCACCTCGAAATAGCGGTCGATGTCCATGGCCCGCAGCAGCGGCGCCGTGAAGCGGGCGGGTTTGTTGGTGACGCAGCCGATGCGCACATCATCCCGGGCCAGGGCCTCCAGACCCTCCCGGACGCCGGGGTACAGGTGACTGCGCTTGGCGTTGTTTTCCCGGTAGATCTCGGTGAACGCCGCCAGGGCACGCTCATAGAGTGCCGGCTCCGGCTCGCCGTCCAGGTTGTTGGTGAGCGCCCGCTTGACCAGGCGCTCGACACCGTTACCGACCCAGTTGCGCACCTTGGCCTCGCCGCGTACCGGCATGTCCAGGCGCTCCATCATGCGATCCACGCTGAAGGCCAGATCAGGCACGCTGTCCACCAGGGTGCCGTCCAGGTCGATGAGAATCATCTTGGGGGCTTGAAGGGTCATGGTCGCACTCAGGCCTTGGCCAGTTCCGCGCGCATCTTGTTGATGATGCTGTCGTAATGATGGGGGTCTTCGCTGCGTGCGGCGCCGAAGATGGCCGATCCCGCCACAAAGGTGTCGGCGCCCGCGGCCTTGATCTCGGCGATGTTGTCGGCCTTGACGCCGCCATCGATCTCCAGACGGATGTCCAGACCGGACTCGTCGATACGACGGCGGGCCTCGCGCAGCTTGTCCAGGGTGGCAGGGATGAAACTCTGCCCCCCAAAACCGGGGTTCACGGACATCAGCAGGATCATGTCCACCTTGTCCATCACGTAGTCCAGGTAGGACAGGGGGGTGGCAGGGTTGAACACCAGACCGGCCTTGCAGCCCTCGGAGCGGATCAGCTGCAGGCTGCGATCGATGTGATCGGAGGCCTCCGGATGAAAGGTGATGTAGTCAGCACCCGCCTTGGCAAAGTCCGGGATGATGCGGTCCACCGGCTTCACCATCAGGTGCACATCGATGGGGGCGGTGACCCCATGCTTGCGCAGGGCTTCGCAGACCAGCGGGCCGATGGTGAGGTTGGGGACATAGTGGTTGTCCATCACGTCAAAGTGGACGATGTCAGCGCCGGCCGCCAGCACGTGGGTCACCTCTTCGCCCAGACGGGCAAAGTCGGCGGACAGGATGGACGGTGCAATCAGATCGGCTTGGGCCATGGGTCTTGCCTCGTTATCGGTGATACCCGTTGGCGGTATCGTTAGTTATGTCGGTATGACTTCCTCGGTGGTTCGGGCAATGTACCTTATGGCGCCGGGAAAATTAACCCGGTACTCAAATGCCCCATGGGCGGGGCGGTGATTCATCACTCGGGCTTGCGGGCCATGGCCACGGTGTATTCCCGGCCCTGCTTCACCTTGTCGTAGTGACCAAAGACTTCCTTGAAGGCACGCTCAATGAAGCGGCGCAGGCCGGTGATGGTGACCACGTAGATGCGCCCCCCCGGATGAAGGTGCTCGAAGGCATCGTACAGGTAGAGGTAGAGCATCTCCTTGCCCACCTTGGCGGGGAGGTTGGAGGTCACCAGGTGAAAGCGGCGATCCCCCGCATGGGAAAACCCGTTGCTGAGGAAGGCCTCGGCGTTGGTGATGCCGTTGCGGGCCGCATTGGTATTGGTGTACTCCACGGCCACGAAGTCCTTGTCCACCAGCATGGTCTGACCCTTGGGCGCCAGGCGAGCCAGGGTGAGGCCGATGGGGCCATAACCGCAGCCCAGATCAAAGCAGTCGTCGGTCTCCTGGACTTCCATGTGATCCAGCAGCAGGCGGGTGCCGGCGTCTATTCCCCGGGGCGAGAACAGGCCCCAGGTGGTTCGGTAATCAAGGGTGTGTCCGCGCAGGGTCTCTGAGAACGTGATGTCCTCCCGCAAGGACTGGATGTACTGGGCGCGTTCCAAGGTGGGCTCCGGGGGGTCAGTCGTCCGTCTGTCCGGCCAGTAATTCACCGAACAATCGTTCTGCGTCATCGATGGCCCTGTCCTGCTCGGTGTCCAGGACGCAGAAATGTCCCATCTTGCGGCCAGGGCGGGCCTCTTCCTTGCCGTAGAGGTGCAACTTGGCGCTCGGGTGGGACAGCAGGCGCCCCCAGTCGGGCTCCCCATCCACCCACAGGTCCCCGAGCAGATTGACCATCACCACGGGCGAAAGCAGGCGGGTGTCGCCAAAGGGCAGACCGCACACCGCCCGGACCTGCTGCTCGAACTGGGAGGTGACGCAGGCATCCAGGGTGAAGTGACCGCTGTTGTGGGGGCGCGGGGCCACCTCGTTCACCAGCAACTGACCGTCGGTGGTGATGAAGAATTCCACGGCCATCAGGCCCACGTAATCCAGGGCCACGGCCAGGGCGATGGCCGCCTCGCAGGCCTCGCGGACCGTGGCATCCGGCACCCGGGCAGGGACGATGCTCATGTGCAGGATGCCGCCCCGATGAATGTTCTCGGCCACCGGATAACACTGGCAGGCGCCATCGCTGCCACGGCTGAGCACCACCGAAACCTCCACGGCCAGGTCCAGCTTTTGCTCCAGCACACAGGGCACGCGCCCGAGCCGCTCGAAGGCCTGGCGGCAGGCCTCGGCACTGTCCACGGGGATCTGCCCCTTGCCGTCGTAGCCCAGGGCGGCACGCTTGAGGATCGCGGGGCCACCCACGGACTGGAAGGCCGCCTCCACCTGCTCCACCGACTCCACCACCTCGAAGGGGGCGGTGGCCAGCCCGGCGCGGCGGATCATGTGCTTTTCCCGGGCCCGATTCTGGGTGTGCTCCAGGGCCTCTGCACCCGGGCGCACCGGCACATTGCCGGCCAGGTAGCGCAGGGTGTCGGCGGGGATGTTCTCGAACTCGGTGGTGATGGCGGCGCAACGCTGTGCCAGTTGATCCAGGGCCCAGCCATCCCCGTAGGCGGCGTGCACATGATCATCGGCCATGCGACCGGCCGGACTGCCCGGATCCGGGTCCAGCACCATCACGCGATAGCCCAGCGTGCGTGCGGCCACGGTGAACATGCGGCCCAGCTGGCCGCCGCCCAGCATCCCCAGAGTGTGGCCAGGCAGGATCATGACGACGGCGGCAGTTGCATGGCCAGCACCGTGTCGCGCTGCTCGGCACGGAAGCGGGCCAGTTGCTCCGCCAGCGCCGCGTCATCGGTGGCCAGCATGGAGACAGCAAACAGCCCGGCGTTGGCAGCCCCCGCCTCGCCGATGGCGAAGGTGGCCACGGGGATGCCCTTGGGCATTTGCACAATGGAAAGCAGGGAGTCCTCCCCCTTGAGATAGCGGGAGGGCACCGGTACACCCAGCACCGGCACGGTGGTCTTGGCCGCCAGCATGCCCGGCAGGTGGGCGGCGCCACCCGCACCAGCGATGATGCAGCGAAGCCCCCGCTCGGCGGCCTGCTCCGCGTACTCGAACAGCAGGTCCGGGGTACGGTGGGCCGAAACCACGCGGGCCTCGTGAGGCACGCCAAAGGCGTGCAGCTGATTGACGGCGTGCTGCATGACGGGCCAGTCGCTCTGGCTGCCCATCACCACGCCCACGATGGGGGATTGATTTGGCATCGGCGAAGGGTAATGGAACCGGGTTTGAGTTGAAAGATAAAATTCCAAAGATACAAGATATTGGCGGGGGCGGTCACGCGCGACAGCCGGCGGGTGCATCCGCTCACGGCAGGTCGTACACTGCGTGCCTGATCCACATTTGTGCGAAGCCTCCATGCCTGCCCTGTTTGAAAGCCAAGTGTCGTCCCTGCCCCTGATCCACAAGGGCAAGGTGCGTGATATCTACGCTGTGGATGACCATCACATGCTCATCGTCACCACCGACCGCCTGTCGGCCTTCGACGTGATCCTGCCCACGCCCATCCCGGACAAGGGCCGCGTGCTCACACAGATCTCCGCATTCTGGTTTGACCGCCTCTCTCACGTGGTGCCCAACCAGCTCTGCGCGCTCACCCTGGCGGATGTGATCCCTGATGCCGCCGAGCGTGCGCCGCTACAAGGGCGCAGCGTGGTGGTGAAACGTCTCAAGGCCCTGCCTGTGGAGGCGGTGGTGCGCGGCTATCTTATCGGCTCGGGCTGGAAGAGCTACCAGGCCGACGGCACGGTGTGCGGCATCACCCTGCCCCCCGGCCTGAAAATGGCCGACCGGCTGCCCGAGCCCATCTATACCCCCTCCACCAAGGCGGAGGTGGGCGCCCACGACGAGAACGTGGACTATGCCCACACGGAACGCACCCTGGGCCCCGAGGTGGCGGCCCAGGTTCGGGACACGGCCCTGGCCCTCTATAAGGAGGCGGCGGCCCACGCCCTGGAGCGCGGCATCATCATTGCCGACACCAAGTTCGAGTTCGGCCTGGATGAACAGGGCGTACTGCATCTGATTGACGAGGCCCTCACGCCTGACTCCTCGCGTTTCTGGCCAGCGGACACCTATGCACCCGGGATGAGCCCGCCCTCCTTCGACAAGCAGTATCTGCGCGACTACCTGGAAACCCTGGACTGGGACAAGACCGACCCGGGTCCAACGCTACCCGAGGAAGTGGTCTCTCAGGTGGCAGCTCGCTACCAGGAGGCCCTGGAGCGGCTGACGGGGCAGACACTGGCAGGCTGACGGCCAGACGTTCGGCTGAAAAGAACCAGGAGGCAGGAAACCATGAGCAGTCTCATGTCCGGCACAGGGCTTTTCGTTACCGGCACCGATACCGGCGTGGGCAAGACGGTTGTGGGCTGCGCCCTCCTGCGGGCCTTGCGGGCCCGGGGTGTGAACGTCACCCCCCGCAAGCCCGTGGAATCGGGTTGCCGGGAAGAGCATGGGGGGCTGTGGCCGGAGGATGGAGCGCGACTCATGGAGGCCGCAGGAGGCGGCAGTCTGGAGCAAATCACGCCGTGGCGCTTTGCCCATGCCCTGGCACCGGACCGGGCCGCGCGCCTGGCACGCACCCGGATCATGCTGGATGCGCTGGAATCCGCCTGCCAGCCCACAC
This genomic interval carries:
- a CDS encoding phosphoglycolate phosphatase; this encodes MTLQAPKMILIDLDGTLVDSVPDLAFSVDRMMERLDMPVRGEAKVRNWVGNGVERLVKRALTNNLDGEPEPALYERALAAFTEIYRENNAKRSHLYPGVREGLEALARDDVRIGCVTNKPARFTAPLLRAMDIDRYFEVVVAGDTLPQKKPDPAPLLFAAEQFDVAPEDALMVGDSRSDVTAARAAGFAIVCVSYGYNHGGDIREQRPDAVIDSLTELPDLMARTA
- the rpe gene encoding ribulose-phosphate 3-epimerase translates to MAQADLIAPSILSADFARLGEEVTHVLAAGADIVHFDVMDNHYVPNLTIGPLVCEALRKHGVTAPIDVHLMVKPVDRIIPDFAKAGADYITFHPEASDHIDRSLQLIRSEGCKAGLVFNPATPLSYLDYVMDKVDMILLMSVNPGFGGQSFIPATLDKLREARRRIDESGLDIRLEIDGGVKADNIAEIKAAGADTFVAGSAIFGAARSEDPHHYDSIINKMRAELAKA
- a CDS encoding class I SAM-dependent methyltransferase, whose translation is MTQNDCSVNYWPDRRTTDPPEPTLERAQYIQSLREDITFSETLRGHTLDYRTTWGLFSPRGIDAGTRLLLDHMEVQETDDCFDLGCGYGPIGLTLARLAPKGQTMLVDKDFVAVEYTNTNAARNGITNAEAFLSNGFSHAGDRRFHLVTSNLPAKVGKEMLYLYLYDAFEHLHPGGRIYVVTITGLRRFIERAFKEVFGHYDKVKQGREYTVAMARKPE
- a CDS encoding 5-(carboxyamino)imidazole ribonucleotide synthase, which produces MILPGHTLGMLGGGQLGRMFTVAARTLGYRVMVLDPDPGSPAGRMADDHVHAAYGDGWALDQLAQRCAAITTEFENIPADTLRYLAGNVPVRPGAEALEHTQNRAREKHMIRRAGLATAPFEVVESVEQVEAAFQSVGGPAILKRAALGYDGKGQIPVDSAEACRQAFERLGRVPCVLEQKLDLAVEVSVVLSRGSDGACQCYPVAENIHRGGILHMSIVPARVPDATVREACEAAIALAVALDYVGLMAVEFFITTDGQLLVNEVAPRPHNSGHFTLDACVTSQFEQQVRAVCGLPFGDTRLLSPVVMVNLLGDLWVDGEPDWGRLLSHPSAKLHLYGKEEARPGRKMGHFCVLDTEQDRAIDDAERLFGELLAGQTDD
- the purE gene encoding 5-(carboxyamino)imidazole ribonucleotide mutase, translating into MPNQSPIVGVVMGSQSDWPVMQHAVNQLHAFGVPHEARVVSAHRTPDLLFEYAEQAAERGLRCIIAGAGGAAHLPGMLAAKTTVPVLGVPVPSRYLKGEDSLLSIVQMPKGIPVATFAIGEAGAANAGLFAVSMLATDDAALAEQLARFRAEQRDTVLAMQLPPSS
- a CDS encoding phosphoribosylaminoimidazolesuccinocarboxamide synthase, with product MPALFESQVSSLPLIHKGKVRDIYAVDDHHMLIVTTDRLSAFDVILPTPIPDKGRVLTQISAFWFDRLSHVVPNQLCALTLADVIPDAAERAPLQGRSVVVKRLKALPVEAVVRGYLIGSGWKSYQADGTVCGITLPPGLKMADRLPEPIYTPSTKAEVGAHDENVDYAHTERTLGPEVAAQVRDTALALYKEAAAHALERGIIIADTKFEFGLDEQGVLHLIDEALTPDSSRFWPADTYAPGMSPPSFDKQYLRDYLETLDWDKTDPGPTLPEEVVSQVAARYQEALERLTGQTLAG